From a single Fulvivirga ulvae genomic region:
- a CDS encoding ArnT family glycosyltransferase yields MIERFYNTFFSRKFLISIISLLAILYLISLYHRYLQQDEPWFGEQAYWLVKEGNVKLKSMPGVFNWTSNMLIFHKLFVWVGALLILLFGWNVYVFKTFIFILFLSCIYFIYRFVQHYLQKSNQSVLLILLLFLAIPELIHRSFMFRPEVMVMTLGFLSFVFLYKSFDNKKVSFYALGGLFSGLAFLTHLNAVVFPIAGFLFLLFFRQWKGLIAYSIITALVCSIYSIGLWSIDNIETYRYQMQHWPTHQDTFGEKIEGGILGVIWNNILRLLNEHKRYFWDQDVWGISGLFILTLIVGFRQLRQQYYRLLAYTITLIITIGVFTSGHSPRYLVYLMPFMVMVIGLVIYQLHDSKRGFAKVIIMLAFIAHLVFAGLAFATIFKKNNDFVASHEQILAKIESGSMILAPWEFIYNGIDDYKIHSFKTYEYIEDQEKRKLLQEEVMMMASDFGMEYIIISTKRKNDKNFPWFKDWKINDNPYFKEYFRTEEYLILKKK; encoded by the coding sequence ATGATCGAAAGATTTTACAATACTTTTTTTTCAAGGAAGTTCCTGATAAGTATAATAAGCTTGCTCGCAATTCTGTATTTAATAAGTCTTTACCACAGGTATCTTCAGCAAGATGAGCCGTGGTTCGGAGAGCAGGCTTATTGGCTCGTGAAAGAAGGAAATGTGAAATTGAAGAGCATGCCGGGAGTGTTTAACTGGACCAGTAACATGCTCATCTTTCATAAGCTATTCGTTTGGGTCGGAGCTCTACTTATCTTACTCTTCGGTTGGAATGTTTATGTATTTAAAACCTTTATATTCATACTCTTTTTAAGCTGTATTTATTTCATTTATCGCTTCGTACAACATTACCTTCAGAAATCAAATCAATCAGTGCTATTGATACTCTTGCTGTTTTTAGCCATACCAGAGTTGATCCATAGGAGTTTTATGTTCAGGCCTGAAGTGATGGTTATGACATTGGGATTCTTGTCATTTGTTTTTTTGTATAAGTCATTCGATAACAAAAAGGTATCCTTCTATGCTCTTGGAGGGCTTTTCTCCGGACTGGCTTTTCTTACTCACCTTAATGCGGTCGTTTTTCCTATCGCCGGGTTTTTATTTTTATTGTTTTTCAGACAATGGAAGGGGTTGATTGCTTATTCAATAATAACTGCACTTGTGTGCTCTATCTATTCCATAGGCCTATGGAGCATAGATAATATTGAGACGTATAGATATCAAATGCAGCATTGGCCAACTCACCAGGATACTTTTGGAGAGAAAATCGAAGGAGGAATTTTAGGTGTAATCTGGAATAACATACTGCGATTGCTTAATGAGCACAAGCGATACTTTTGGGATCAGGATGTATGGGGTATCAGCGGACTTTTCATATTGACACTCATTGTGGGGTTTAGGCAGTTAAGGCAACAATATTACAGGTTATTGGCATATACAATTACTCTGATAATCACCATCGGTGTGTTTACGAGCGGTCATAGCCCGCGATACCTGGTGTACCTCATGCCATTTATGGTTATGGTTATTGGGCTGGTTATTTATCAATTACACGATTCAAAAAGAGGGTTTGCGAAAGTTATAATTATGTTGGCCTTTATTGCGCACTTAGTTTTCGCGGGGCTAGCATTTGCCACGATTTTTAAGAAAAATAATGATTTCGTTGCTTCGCATGAGCAGATACTTGCCAAAATTGAGTCAGGTTCTATGATACTTGCACCGTGGGAATTTATTTATAATGGTATAGACGATTATAAAATACACTCTTTTAAAACATATGAGTATATTGAAGATCAGGAGAAGCGTAAACTTTTGCAGGAAGAAGTAATGATGATGGCCTCAGACTTCGGAATGGAATATATTATCATAAGTACCAAAAGAAAAAATGACAAGAACTTTCCTTGGTTTAAAGATTGGAAAATAAATGACAACCCTTACTTCAAAGAATACTTTAGAACAGAAGAGTACCTAATCCTTAAGAAGAAGTAA
- a CDS encoding lipopolysaccharide core heptose(II) kinase RfaY produces the protein MKITSHIYDNDQWRILSSSENLSLFEVIAQKKYVLITVLKQHHRSLVYHIEARNKAYVLKVPLEKNKKWWIRFTTLFRDGEAFKNIKGMLKYEKLGLHTTKPVMAAEKRKSGMVTDSWLLYEYLDGEPCLDHEEYYPLVINELKLIHQRGYLHGDPQIRNFLYKEGKIFVIDSNPKPVGPTGFSRAYEFAYLRKSAPGIEKYFGEINYWWLYRMAFWYDIYERKFVRTRRKIKKLLLLKD, from the coding sequence ATGAAAATCACGTCACATATTTATGATAATGACCAGTGGAGAATCCTCAGTTCATCTGAAAATCTATCTCTCTTTGAGGTCATTGCTCAAAAAAAATATGTACTGATAACCGTTCTGAAACAACACCACAGAAGTCTGGTCTATCATATTGAGGCCCGCAACAAAGCATATGTACTGAAAGTACCTTTGGAAAAAAACAAAAAGTGGTGGATCAGGTTCACCACACTGTTTCGCGATGGTGAAGCTTTCAAAAATATTAAAGGGATGCTCAAGTATGAAAAACTCGGGCTGCATACCACAAAGCCCGTTATGGCTGCTGAAAAACGTAAATCAGGGATGGTAACGGACTCATGGCTGCTGTATGAATACCTGGATGGAGAGCCCTGCCTTGACCATGAAGAATATTATCCTTTGGTTATAAATGAGTTAAAACTGATCCATCAACGTGGCTACCTGCACGGAGATCCTCAGATACGTAATTTCTTGTACAAAGAAGGAAAGATCTTTGTAATCGACAGCAACCCGAAACCTGTTGGACCTACGGGTTTTTCCCGTGCCTATGAATTCGCTTATCTTAGAAAAAGTGCTCCGGGTATAGAAAAGTACTTCGGTGAAATCAATTACTGGTGGCTTTACCGGATGGCTTTTTGGTATGACATCTATGAGAGAAAATTTGTACGGACCCGACGAAAAATAAAGAAATTACTTCTTCTTAAGGATTAG
- a CDS encoding sigma-70 family RNA polymerase sigma factor, translating to MSETRRQSYSQMEKEKTFEKEFLPHIDSMYNFAYRLTFDEDDAKDLVQDTYLKAYRFIESFEKGTNAKAWLFRILKNSFINDFRKKSKQPSKVDYQEVETFYNSEDVDQSITTDLRIETVQDMIGDEISNALNSLDVDFRTVIILCDLEGFKYDEMAKILDIPIGTVRSRLHRARNLLKERLSDYAKKMGYKN from the coding sequence ATGTCCGAGACTAGAAGACAAAGTTATTCGCAAATGGAAAAGGAAAAAACCTTTGAAAAGGAGTTTCTTCCGCACATTGACTCAATGTATAACTTTGCCTACAGATTAACTTTTGATGAAGACGATGCTAAAGACCTTGTACAGGATACATATCTTAAGGCTTACAGGTTTATTGAATCGTTTGAAAAAGGAACTAATGCCAAAGCGTGGTTGTTTCGAATACTGAAAAACAGCTTTATTAACGACTTTAGGAAGAAAAGTAAGCAACCTTCCAAAGTAGATTATCAGGAGGTTGAAACTTTTTATAACTCCGAAGATGTTGATCAATCTATAACCACGGATTTACGCATTGAGACAGTGCAGGATATGATTGGAGATGAAATCTCCAATGCGTTGAATTCCCTGGATGTCGATTTTAGGACAGTGATAATTCTTTGTGACCTGGAAGGGTTTAAGTACGATGAGATGGCCAAGATATTGGATATTCCCATTGGTACAGTAAGATCCAGACTTCACAGAGCGAGAAACCTCTTGAAAGAGAGACTCAGTGATTACGCGAAAAAAATGGGATACAAAAATTAA
- a CDS encoding anti-sigma factor: MGLSSTDSFDESPSKNAQDVRPDHQECLKILNLVLDEEAGPKEQEYFKKHIENCMPYYEIYNVDKAIKDLIRQKCYDKEVPSDLVDQIKSKVFQGAEE, from the coding sequence ATGGGATTATCCTCTACAGATTCATTTGACGAAAGTCCATCAAAGAACGCACAGGACGTTCGACCAGACCATCAGGAGTGTCTGAAAATCCTCAATCTGGTTCTTGATGAAGAAGCCGGTCCTAAAGAGCAGGAATATTTCAAAAAACATATTGAAAATTGCATGCCTTACTATGAGATTTACAATGTTGATAAGGCTATAAAAGATCTGATCAGGCAAAAATGTTACGATAAAGAGGTTCCCAGTGACCTTGTAGACCAAATTAAGTCTAAAGTATTTCAAGGCGCTGAAGAATAA
- the gmk gene encoding guanylate kinase yields the protein MHNGKAIIFSAPSGSGKTTIVKHLLATNPKLGFSISACTRDKRGRNEENGKDYYFLTPEDFKHKIDNDEFIEWEEVYAGNFYGTLKSEVERIWKEGRHVIFDVDVKGGLHLKQYFGDKALAVFVKVPSIDELKERLMDRQTETENSLSQRIFKAKFEMTFENKFDVTLVNEDLEESLKKAEELVSNFINSDVEAI from the coding sequence ATGCATAACGGTAAAGCTATTATCTTTTCCGCTCCGTCCGGATCGGGTAAAACTACTATTGTAAAACATTTACTGGCCACCAACCCTAAGTTAGGATTTTCTATATCCGCCTGCACCAGGGATAAGCGCGGGAGAAATGAAGAAAATGGTAAAGATTACTACTTCCTCACCCCCGAGGATTTTAAGCACAAGATTGACAACGATGAGTTTATAGAATGGGAAGAGGTATATGCCGGAAACTTCTATGGTACCCTGAAGTCGGAGGTTGAAAGAATCTGGAAGGAAGGCAGGCATGTGATCTTTGATGTTGATGTTAAAGGAGGCTTACATTTAAAACAGTATTTTGGAGATAAAGCTCTGGCAGTTTTTGTTAAGGTTCCTTCAATTGATGAGCTTAAAGAGCGTCTTATGGATCGACAGACCGAGACGGAAAACAGCCTGTCTCAAAGAATATTTAAAGCAAAATTTGAGATGACATTTGAAAATAAATTCGATGTTACCCTCGTCAATGAGGATCTTGAAGAATCGTTGAAAAAAGCAGAAGAATTAGTCAGTAATTTTATTAATTCAGACGTAGAAGCCATTTAA
- the nadD gene encoding nicotinate (nicotinamide) nucleotide adenylyltransferase: MKIGLFFGSFNPVHIGHLIIANVMVETTDIDQVWFVVSPQNPFKKRKSLLHEFDRFDMVNSAIFDNYSLRATDIEFNMPKPSYTIDTLVYLTEKHPDYSFKLIIGEDNLRRFPKWKNHDKILDQYGLYVYPRPDSKPSEVNDHPNVKMVEAPMLDISATFIRNCVKKGQSIKYLVPDSVEEMIRGKKFYL; this comes from the coding sequence ATGAAGATTGGTTTGTTTTTTGGATCATTTAATCCGGTTCATATAGGGCATCTCATCATTGCTAATGTAATGGTGGAAACAACGGACATTGACCAGGTATGGTTTGTTGTATCGCCTCAAAATCCATTTAAAAAAAGAAAATCACTTCTACACGAGTTTGATCGCTTTGATATGGTGAATTCAGCCATATTTGACAATTATAGCCTCAGGGCTACAGATATTGAGTTTAACATGCCCAAGCCCAGCTATACCATCGACACCCTGGTATATCTCACTGAAAAACACCCTGACTATTCATTTAAGCTAATCATAGGGGAGGATAATCTCAGACGCTTCCCCAAATGGAAAAACCATGATAAAATCCTAGATCAATATGGTCTGTATGTTTACCCCAGGCCAGATTCGAAGCCTTCGGAAGTTAATGATCATCCAAATGTAAAAATGGTTGAAGCGCCCATGCTGGATATATCTGCAACTTTTATCAGAAATTGTGTAAAAAAAGGACAATCTATTAAATATCTTGTGCCGGACAGCGTTGAAGAGATGATTCGGGGGAAAAAGTTTTATTTGTAA